From the genome of Amia ocellicauda isolate fAmiCal2 chromosome 14, fAmiCal2.hap1, whole genome shotgun sequence, one region includes:
- the eif3c gene encoding eukaryotic translation initiation factor 3 subunit C isoform X2, protein MSRFFATGSDSESEESSSGDEIAPKPTGSTFAKQSLLLSDDEEDTKRVVRSAKDKRFEELTNLIKTIRNAMKIRDMAKCLEEFESLCKAFLKSKNIVDKEGVPPFYIRLLADLEDYLNELWEDKEGKKKMNKNNAKALSTLRQKIRKYNRDYEAEIGSYKENPEQSADEEEEKDDEDSEGSSSDSKGEKGEDDDGMSAKTFLKKKTPEATGDPRKFLKGAEDEESDSDDDDDEDWGSDTVDSDSESEDDEGKNASLAVVFLKKTQDGERRSGDKKKEKDDRKKGHRKKLQQEEGEGEEGEGEGEGEGEWEKVKGGAPLVKEKPKMFAKGTEINTTVVVKKLNEILQARGKKGTDRAAQIELLHALAVISAEHNLGEGILVKIKFNIIASLYDYNPNLAAFMKADMWKKCLDCIDELLNILFDNQNIFIGENIAEDSENLAISDQPFRVRGCILTLVERMDEEFTKIMQNTDPHSQEYVDNLKDEGRVCGIIDRLLLYLDTKGSTEEICRVYLRRIMHTYYKFDYKAHRRSLAHQEGESKSEQDQAECEGEDSAILMDRLCKFIYAKDRTDRIRTCAILCHIYHHALHSRWYQARDLMLMSHLQDNIQHADPPVQILYNRTMVQLGICAFRQGMIKDAHNALLDIQSSGRAKELLGQGLLMRNMQERNAEQEKIEKRRQVPFHMHINLELLECVYLVSAMLLEIPYMAAHEFDARRRMISKQFHHQLRVGERQPLLGPPESMREHVVAASKAMKMGDWRTCHGFIINEKMNSKVWDLFPETQCVREMLVRKIQEESLRTYLFTYSSVYDSISMETLSEMFELELPTVHSIISKMIINEELMASLDQPTQTVVMHRTEPTSLQNMALQLAEKLGGLVENNERVFDLKQGVYGGYFNRDQKGGYQQKQGYQRDQRGGYQQKQGYQRDQRGGYQQRGGYQRGGYRQNQSSY, encoded by the exons ATGTCTCGTTTCTTTGCTACTGGCTCAGACAGTGAGTCTGAAGAATCGTCCTCTGGAGACGAGATCGCACCGAAGCCCACCGGTAGCACCTTCGCCAAACA gTCGCTGTTGCTCAGTGACGATGAGGAGGATACTAAGAGAGTGGTGCGCAGTGCCAAGGACAAAAG GTTCGAGGAGCTGACCAACCTCATCAAAACCATCCGCAATGCGATGAAGATTCGAGACATGGCCAAATGCCTAGAGGAGTTTGAGTCGCTATGTAAGGCCTTCCTCAAATCTAAGAACATAGTGGACAAAGAGGGGGTCCCTCCCTTCTACATCCGCCTGCTGGCTGACTTGGAGGATTACCTCAATGAG CTTTGGGAAGATAAAGAGGGCAAGAAGAAGATGAACAAGAACAACGCGAAGGCTCTGAGTACTCTCCGCCAGAAGATCCGCAAGTACAACCGGGACTACGAGGCAGAGATCGGCAGCTACAAGGAG AATCCCGAGCAGTCGGCCgacgaggaagaggagaaggacGACGAAGATTCTGAAG GCTCTTCATCAGACAGCAAAGGGGAGAAAGGCGAGGATGATGATGGGATGTCCGCGAAGACCTTCCTGAAGAAGAAGACCCCCGAGGCAACCGGTGACCCGAGAAAGTTCCTGAAGGGTGCCGAG GACGAAGAGTCGGACAGTGACGACGATGACGATGAAGACTGGGGCTCAGACACGGTGGACTCTGATTCGGAGAGCGAGGACGATGAGGGCAAGAACGCCTCACTGGCCGTGGTCTTCCTGAAGAA gacccAGGATGGGGAACGGCGGTCGGGTgacaagaagaaggagaaggatgATAGAAAGAAGGGCCACCGTAAGAAGCTGCAGCAGGAGGAGGGCGAGGGAGAGGAAGGCGAGggtgaaggagagggagagggggagtggGAGAAGGTGAAAGGAGGAGCGCCCCTGGTCAAG GAGAAGCCCAAGATGTTTGCAAAGGGAACTGAGATCAATACTACTGTGGTCGTCAAGAAACTCAATGAGATCCTGCAGGCCCGTGGCAAGAAGGGCACTGACCG AGCGGCTCAGATCGAGTTGCTCCACGCTCTGGCTGTGATTTCCGCGGAGCATAACCTGGGCGAGGGCATCCTGGTCAAGATCAAGTTCAACATCATCGCCTCCCTGTATGACTACAACCCCAACCTGGCTGCCTTCATGAAG GCTGATATGTGGAAGAAGTGCCTGGACTGTATCGACGAGCTGCTCAACATCCTGTTTGACAACCAGAACATCTTCATCGGAGAGAACATCGCTGAGGACAGCGAGAATCTGGCCATCTCTGACCAG CCCTTCAGAGTCCGAGGCTGTATCCTGACCCTGGTGGAGAGGATGGACGAGGAGTTCACCAAGATCATGCAGAACACCGACCCCCACTCGCAGG AGTACGTGGACAACCTGAAGGATGAGGGCCGTGTGTGTGGGATCATCGACCGTCTGCTGCTGTACCTGGACACCAAGGGCAGCACCGAGGAGATCTGCCGGGTCTACCTGCGCCGAATCATGCACACCTACTACAAGTTCGACTACAAAGCCCACCGCAGGTCCCTGGCGCACCAGGAGGGGGAGTCTAAG TCGGAACAGGACCAAGCTGAATGCGAGGGAGAGGACAGCGCGATTCTCATGGACCGGCTCTGCAAGTTCATCTACGCCAAGGACCGCACGGACCGCATCCGGACCTGCGCCATCCTGTGTCACATCTACCACCACGCTCTGCACAGCCGCTGGTACCAGGCCCGGGACCTCATGCTCATGAGCCACCTGCAGGACAACATCCAGCACGCCGACCCTCCTGTGCAG ATCCTGTATAACCGCACCATGGTGCAGCTGGGCATCTGCGCCTTCCGCCAGGGCATGATCAAGGACGCCCATAATGCCCTGCTGGACATCCAGTCCAGCGGCcgagccaaggagctgctgggCCAGGGCCTGCTGATGAGGAACATGCAGGAGAGGAACGCCGAGCAGGAGAAGATCGAGAAGCGACGACAG GTGCCCTTCCACATGCACATTAACCTGGAGCTGCTGGAGTGCGTGTACCTGGTGTCGGCCATGCTGCTGGAGATCCCCTACATGGCCGCCCACGAGTTCGACGCCCGCCGGCGCATGATCAGCAAGCAGTTCCACCACCAGCTCAGGGTGGGCGAGAGGCAGCCCCTGCTGG GCCCCCCCGAGAGCATGCGAGAGCACGTGGTGGCCGCCTCCAAGGCCATGAAGATGGGCGACTGGAGGACCTGCCACGGCTTCATCATCAACGAGAAGATGAACAGCAAAGTGTGGGATCTGTTCCCCGAGACGCAGTGCGTGCGAGAGATGCTGGTCAG GAAGATCCAGGAGGAATCTCTGCGCACTTATCTCTTCACCTACAGCAGTGTGTACGACTCCATCAG TATGGAAACGCTGTCGGAGATGTTTGAGCTGGAGTTGCCCACCGTGCACAGCATCATCAGCAAGATGATCATCAACGAAGAGTTGATG GCCTCCCTGGACCAGCCCACCCAGACGGTGGTGATGCACCGCACCGAGCCCACCTCTCTGCAGAACATGGCGCTGCAGCTGGCGGAGAAGCTGGGCGGCCTGGTGGAGAACAACGAGAGGGTGTTCGACCTCAAACAGGGCGTCTACGGAGGATATTTCAACAGAG ACCAAAAAGGAGGCTACCAACAGAAACAGGGCTACCAGAGAG ATCAGAGAGGCGGTTACCAGCAGAAGCAAGGTTACCAACGAG ATCAGAGGGGAGGATACCAGCAGAGGGGAGGATACCAGCGGGGCGGCTACCGCCAGAACCAGAGCTCCTACTGA
- the LOC136767859 gene encoding uncharacterized protein LOC136767859, which translates to MRPVMVCDVCLSSFPQSRGASSAAELFRCSLCSGFVAPPMMQCRAGHLLCAPCRKSWRCRWSCPTCRGLLKPPMRNTALEQVASTIGLSSESCSADITTAISTHGEELAALFVCPVCFEYVQPPMLQCRAGHLLCNECRPRVSSCPCCRKPLAPKCRNVAMETLAAMVPFPSEPDALGDDFIAAFGGAQTAEQLPAPSTDDQVVREPRFLSYLRHSGLDDGRSSDPRDVVLLLLSCVLWQLCPLCDADREQLHRWVSLESQLVEQALRLVEGSPDRDDIYLRLREGPTPHSHTKPLYDVVTPALRELRRLLPLDLSLDALSESQDLQLSVASVVVRNLLRYGNPYGGRRVRHLVALRHLRHGQDALPSTSSSVPRVSQAPAPAEGVDAGLLHGLSPELRSPESTEGPGSGRPAPRQHPVMSGTGGRLCPWRWSR; encoded by the exons ATGAGGCCAGTGATGGTGTGTGACGTGTGTCTGTCCTCCTTCCCGCAGAGCCGCGGTGCCTCTTCCGCCGCGGAGCTGTTCCGCTGCTCGCTGTGCTCGGGCTTCGTCGCGCCGCCCATGATGCAGTGCCGGGCCGGGCATCTCCTGTGCGCACCCTGCCGCAAGAGCTGGAGATGCCGCTGGAGCTGCCCCACCTGCCGCGGCCTGCTGAAGCCGCCGATGCGCAACACGGCCCTGGAGCAGGTGGCGTCCACGATCGGCCTTTCCTCCGAG TCCTGTAGTGCTGACATCACCACCGCCATATCCACCCACGGGGAAGAGCTGGCGGCCCTGTTCGTGTGTCCGGTGTGTTTCGAGTACGTGCAGCCGCCCATGCTGCAGTGCCGGGCCGGACACCTGCTCTGCAATGAGTGCCGGCCGAGGGTGAGCAGCTGCCCGTGCTGCCGCAAGCCGCTGGCGCCGAAGTGCAGGAACGTGGCCATGGAGACGCTGGCCGCCATGGTGCCGTTCCCCTCCGAG CCTGACGCCCTGGGAGACGACTTCATTGCAGCTTTTGGAGGGGCTCAGACCGCAGAGcagctcccggctcccagcacAGATGATCAGGTGGTCCGGGAGCCGCGGTTCCTCTCCTACCTGCGGCACTCTGGACTTGATGACGGACGCAGCTCTGACCCTCGCGACGTGGTCCTGCTGCTCCTGAGCTGCGTACTGTGGCAGCTGTGCCCCCTGTGCGATGCAGACCGGGAGCAGCTCCACAGGTGGGTATCGCTGGAGAGCCAGCTGGTGGAGCAGGCGCTGCGTCTGGTGGAGGGGTCGCCGGACCGCGACGACATCTACCTGAGGCTGAGGGAGGGGCCGACCCCCCACTCTCACACCAAACCCTTGTATGATGTTGTCACTCCTGCTCTGCGGGAGCTGCGGCGGCTTCTTCCCCTGGACCTCAGTCTGGATGCCCTATCTGAGAGCCAGGACCTACAGCTAAGCGTGGCTAGCGTGGTGGTGCGGAACCTGCTGCGCTACGGCAACCCCTATGGGGGCAGACGGGTGCGTCACCTTGTGGCGCTGCGGCATCTTCGTCACGGCCAGGATGCCCtcccctccacctcctccaGTGTGCCGCGTGTGTCCCAGGCCCCGGCCCCAGCGGAGGGTGTGGACGCCGGGCTGCTCCACGGACTCAGTCCAGAGCTGCGCAGCCCTGAGAGCACAGAGGGGCCAGGGAGCGGCAGGCCAGCGCCCAGACAGCACCCAGTGATGTCGGGGACAGGAGGGCGTCTCTGCCCGTGGCGCTGGAGCCGCTGA
- the eif3c gene encoding eukaryotic translation initiation factor 3 subunit C isoform X1, whose amino-acid sequence MSRFFATGSDSESEESSSGDEIAPKPTGSTFAKQSLLLSDDEEDTKRVVRSAKDKRFEELTNLIKTIRNAMKIRDMAKCLEEFESLCKAFLKSKNIVDKEGVPPFYIRLLADLEDYLNELWEDKEGKKKMNKNNAKALSTLRQKIRKYNRDYEAEIGSYKENPEQSADEEEEKDDEDSEGSSSDSKGEKGEDDDGMSAKTFLKKKTPEATGDPRKFLKGAEDEESDSDDDDDEDWGSDTVDSDSESEDDEGKNASLAVVFLKKTQDGERRSGDKKKEKDDRKKGHRKKLQQEEGEGEEGEGEGEGEGEWEKVKGGAPLVKEKPKMFAKGTEINTTVVVKKLNEILQARGKKGTDRAAQIELLHALAVISAEHNLGEGILVKIKFNIIASLYDYNPNLAAFMKADMWKKCLDCIDELLNILFDNQNIFIGENIAEDSENLAISDQPFRVRGCILTLVERMDEEFTKIMQNTDPHSQEYVDNLKDEGRVCGIIDRLLLYLDTKGSTEEICRVYLRRIMHTYYKFDYKAHRRSLAHQEGESKSEQDQAECEGEDSAILMDRLCKFIYAKDRTDRIRTCAILCHIYHHALHSRWYQARDLMLMSHLQDNIQHADPPVQILYNRTMVQLGICAFRQGMIKDAHNALLDIQSSGRAKELLGQGLLMRNMQERNAEQEKIEKRRQVPFHMHINLELLECVYLVSAMLLEIPYMAAHEFDARRRMISKQFHHQLRVGERQPLLGPPESMREHVVAASKAMKMGDWRTCHGFIINEKMNSKVWDLFPETQCVREMLVRKIQEESLRTYLFTYSSVYDSISMETLSEMFELELPTVHSIISKMIINEELMASLDQPTQTVVMHRTEPTSLQNMALQLAEKLGGLVENNERVFDLKQGVYGGYFNRDQKGGYQQKQGYQRDQRGGYQQKQGYQRDQRGGYQQKQGYQRDQRGGYQQRGGYQRGGYRQNQSSY is encoded by the exons ATGTCTCGTTTCTTTGCTACTGGCTCAGACAGTGAGTCTGAAGAATCGTCCTCTGGAGACGAGATCGCACCGAAGCCCACCGGTAGCACCTTCGCCAAACA gTCGCTGTTGCTCAGTGACGATGAGGAGGATACTAAGAGAGTGGTGCGCAGTGCCAAGGACAAAAG GTTCGAGGAGCTGACCAACCTCATCAAAACCATCCGCAATGCGATGAAGATTCGAGACATGGCCAAATGCCTAGAGGAGTTTGAGTCGCTATGTAAGGCCTTCCTCAAATCTAAGAACATAGTGGACAAAGAGGGGGTCCCTCCCTTCTACATCCGCCTGCTGGCTGACTTGGAGGATTACCTCAATGAG CTTTGGGAAGATAAAGAGGGCAAGAAGAAGATGAACAAGAACAACGCGAAGGCTCTGAGTACTCTCCGCCAGAAGATCCGCAAGTACAACCGGGACTACGAGGCAGAGATCGGCAGCTACAAGGAG AATCCCGAGCAGTCGGCCgacgaggaagaggagaaggacGACGAAGATTCTGAAG GCTCTTCATCAGACAGCAAAGGGGAGAAAGGCGAGGATGATGATGGGATGTCCGCGAAGACCTTCCTGAAGAAGAAGACCCCCGAGGCAACCGGTGACCCGAGAAAGTTCCTGAAGGGTGCCGAG GACGAAGAGTCGGACAGTGACGACGATGACGATGAAGACTGGGGCTCAGACACGGTGGACTCTGATTCGGAGAGCGAGGACGATGAGGGCAAGAACGCCTCACTGGCCGTGGTCTTCCTGAAGAA gacccAGGATGGGGAACGGCGGTCGGGTgacaagaagaaggagaaggatgATAGAAAGAAGGGCCACCGTAAGAAGCTGCAGCAGGAGGAGGGCGAGGGAGAGGAAGGCGAGggtgaaggagagggagagggggagtggGAGAAGGTGAAAGGAGGAGCGCCCCTGGTCAAG GAGAAGCCCAAGATGTTTGCAAAGGGAACTGAGATCAATACTACTGTGGTCGTCAAGAAACTCAATGAGATCCTGCAGGCCCGTGGCAAGAAGGGCACTGACCG AGCGGCTCAGATCGAGTTGCTCCACGCTCTGGCTGTGATTTCCGCGGAGCATAACCTGGGCGAGGGCATCCTGGTCAAGATCAAGTTCAACATCATCGCCTCCCTGTATGACTACAACCCCAACCTGGCTGCCTTCATGAAG GCTGATATGTGGAAGAAGTGCCTGGACTGTATCGACGAGCTGCTCAACATCCTGTTTGACAACCAGAACATCTTCATCGGAGAGAACATCGCTGAGGACAGCGAGAATCTGGCCATCTCTGACCAG CCCTTCAGAGTCCGAGGCTGTATCCTGACCCTGGTGGAGAGGATGGACGAGGAGTTCACCAAGATCATGCAGAACACCGACCCCCACTCGCAGG AGTACGTGGACAACCTGAAGGATGAGGGCCGTGTGTGTGGGATCATCGACCGTCTGCTGCTGTACCTGGACACCAAGGGCAGCACCGAGGAGATCTGCCGGGTCTACCTGCGCCGAATCATGCACACCTACTACAAGTTCGACTACAAAGCCCACCGCAGGTCCCTGGCGCACCAGGAGGGGGAGTCTAAG TCGGAACAGGACCAAGCTGAATGCGAGGGAGAGGACAGCGCGATTCTCATGGACCGGCTCTGCAAGTTCATCTACGCCAAGGACCGCACGGACCGCATCCGGACCTGCGCCATCCTGTGTCACATCTACCACCACGCTCTGCACAGCCGCTGGTACCAGGCCCGGGACCTCATGCTCATGAGCCACCTGCAGGACAACATCCAGCACGCCGACCCTCCTGTGCAG ATCCTGTATAACCGCACCATGGTGCAGCTGGGCATCTGCGCCTTCCGCCAGGGCATGATCAAGGACGCCCATAATGCCCTGCTGGACATCCAGTCCAGCGGCcgagccaaggagctgctgggCCAGGGCCTGCTGATGAGGAACATGCAGGAGAGGAACGCCGAGCAGGAGAAGATCGAGAAGCGACGACAG GTGCCCTTCCACATGCACATTAACCTGGAGCTGCTGGAGTGCGTGTACCTGGTGTCGGCCATGCTGCTGGAGATCCCCTACATGGCCGCCCACGAGTTCGACGCCCGCCGGCGCATGATCAGCAAGCAGTTCCACCACCAGCTCAGGGTGGGCGAGAGGCAGCCCCTGCTGG GCCCCCCCGAGAGCATGCGAGAGCACGTGGTGGCCGCCTCCAAGGCCATGAAGATGGGCGACTGGAGGACCTGCCACGGCTTCATCATCAACGAGAAGATGAACAGCAAAGTGTGGGATCTGTTCCCCGAGACGCAGTGCGTGCGAGAGATGCTGGTCAG GAAGATCCAGGAGGAATCTCTGCGCACTTATCTCTTCACCTACAGCAGTGTGTACGACTCCATCAG TATGGAAACGCTGTCGGAGATGTTTGAGCTGGAGTTGCCCACCGTGCACAGCATCATCAGCAAGATGATCATCAACGAAGAGTTGATG GCCTCCCTGGACCAGCCCACCCAGACGGTGGTGATGCACCGCACCGAGCCCACCTCTCTGCAGAACATGGCGCTGCAGCTGGCGGAGAAGCTGGGCGGCCTGGTGGAGAACAACGAGAGGGTGTTCGACCTCAAACAGGGCGTCTACGGAGGATATTTCAACAGAG ACCAAAAAGGAGGCTACCAACAGAAACAGGGCTACCAGAGAG ATCAGAGAGGCGGTTACCAGCAGAAGCAAGGTTACCAACGAG ATCAGAGAGGCGGTTACCAGCAGAAGCAAGGTTACCAACGAG ATCAGAGGGGAGGATACCAGCAGAGGGGAGGATACCAGCGGGGCGGCTACCGCCAGAACCAGAGCTCCTACTGA